The DNA window GCAAACCCTAGTCAGTGTGTGGTAGTACGCGATGGCGCCACTTCTCATCACCGCCTCGGTGCATGCCTTGCTAGGAACCCTCATACTCCCGTTGAAGCCAATGCACATTCTCAGACGAGACCACCGCCACCACACAccggccgatcgatcgaggaaGCAGCTAGATTTGCTCTCACCTGCAAATTCAGAGCATGATCGATCGTTATTTCATTAGCTGTTAATTTCACTAACCACGTAGCATTAAATGTCTAACAAGGGAGCTCAGGCCAGAGGTAGTACCTGCCCTATAGGCATGGCAGATAGAACAGAAGCAGAGGCACTCACAcgaagatgaggaagaagatgaccATGGCTTTGCCGATGATCAATGGAGAGAGACAGGGGAGAGCGTAGGGCGAGGACGAAGGAGGATGGTTTGTGCAATGGAGAATTGGCGAGGAGGCACACGGTTTATAAAAGGGtctgggattttttttttcaccgggGGAGTCTTTAGGGCGGCCTCATCGTGCCCTgtctttaaattttattcccTTTCACTTCTTTTGACTACATACAGGTGCGAATACAGATAGAGATGATACTATTAGAgaaagtataatagcaggctataagttgGCTAAATACTTATGTGGGGGAGAGAGAGTAGCAGTGAGCTttaatcttatagccagcttagacacaagaaccaaaaaattatgtgggagtgacatgtgggtcctgcattGCTAATAAAAAGCTTACTACTATATGGGTGGGCTAAAATAAGACTATAAGAAACCTTATAACCATCTttttggctatattattaacctTGCTCTTACTCATACTAGTGCATGTGCGTGAGTGAGAGTGAATACATCGAAGAGGaattaggccgcgttcggcagcaTGGCTTAGTTATGTTAACCCCTtctttttccgcgcgcacgcttcccgaactgttaaacagtttatttttttaaaaaaagtttatataacatagttgtttttaaaaaatcatattaatctattttatatttttttcaataattattaattaattaatcatgtactacctgtgtttcgtattataagactttctagtcttacctaaattcatcaattgataaatgtatatagttatatatatgtctaaattcattaccacccatataaatctagacaaggctagaaagtcttacgttctaaaacggaggaagtactaatctattactccctctgtcccaaaatgtttgacgccattaacttttttatacatgtttgactcttcgtcttatttattttttttgtcaaatatgtaatgctatatatatgcataaaagtatatttaataataaataaaatgatataaaaataattaataattatgtaaattttttaaataaaacgaatagtcaaacgtatataaaaaagtcaacggcgtcaaacatttagggacgaaggTAGTACTAAGTTTTCTGCGCTGGATAACTAACTCATCCCACCTCACtcccgaacacggccttaatACCGAAGCGAAGAGGTGGTTATATCGTCTCGCCGAGCTTAGCTGTGTGGCTACTCGATTGGGGTGGTGGGTGTGCGTGCCTCCTCATGCCCCCTCCCCCTACTCCGGAAAGCCTCGCCAACCCAACTCGCCCCGACTAGCTCGTACTTCCTCGgtcaaaaaaaccaattttttggttttttatcgaGCATTTGATTGTCCGtcttacttaaaaattttcaaaaaatttttaaaaaaattagtcacacataaagtattatttatgttttatcatctaataaaaataaaattattaatcgtaatttttttaataaaacgaagagtcaaacattgtataaaaggtgatttgttttgggacggagggagtagtattgTAGTGCAGTGTTGTGGAAAACGGAATACGGATGTCGGACGGAGAGGGTGCCGTCAAATAATTAATCGGAATATGGACGATTAATCGGAATTATACGGAAATATAAcgtttatattaatatatgtatacattagTATTACGGTTTCTTTTGgagatatttaaatatctaagatcatataaaatagatgtatttataccaatattaatttgagcaatcataaaaataatcatgtcGTGTAAAGGCTAGAATTTCATTGcaaatagtaatatttttagtttatttttattataaattgtaaaaaatataataaaatataaatggtagTAAACATAGGCACAAATATAAGTATAGTTAGTTGCCAATGATAGAAATGTCAAacatactaaaataaaatgtatagaGTCTAGATAGGTTAGATATTGTAACGgtagatttttctatttatacggATTATGCGAACGattaaacagaaaaacagATGATTAATCGctaaatacaaaaatttaacgttcataaacataaaataacGACCGTATCATCGATACGGGACGGTTTTAGTACCGTCACAAAACAGCCGAGTCGGCAGTTTTGTACAACACTGTTGTAGTGGCAGCAGTAGCTCCTCGCTTGCTCCTCCTCCCACGTGTCGTCTCCACCGCAGCAGCGTATTCCTCCGGCTTCGCGGCTGCTGCCCTTTGGATAAAATCggccggcggaggtggaggtgggtgGCCAGCGTGCGCCGTGTCCTGCAGTGCAGCGTGCTCTACTGCGTGCGCCGGCGGCTGATCTGCGGACGTCTGTCTGTCCGTCCCGCGACGCCCGCCGAGATGCCGAGACACGCTGCCGTCCTGCCAACGAGACGAGAGCGAATAGGACAAGTGGGGAATCCGATCCTCTGACGACGGCACAGTGCCCCGCCTGCTCGCTCCCCCCGCCCATCGAATCGGCCAGCGAAAAGCAAAGCGCGGCTCggctgcgtgcgtgcgtgcgtgctcgGTGCTTCGACCCGAACCGCGCACGTAcacccaccaccgccaccacacCACAACGGTACCACCACTTGGGCTATTCCTGCATGCGCTGTTGCCGCAGCTGCAGAGCTCTCgatagatggatggatggatggatcatgaAGCTACCTAGCTATTCTTTCTCAGGAAAGGTGATCATGAGCTAGCTAGTATGCCAAAGTGCTCCAGGCATTGTTGTACCCTAGCAGCTATAGCTACCGTACGCACGCGCAGCTCTGCATTACGACTACGGATCTACCGTTCATATCATGCACGGGCATGGCAACATTGGCTCCTTTGACCAAGTGAATATACGTCTATCCCATACCACATACCAGTATTTGTGAGTGAATATTACTGTTACTAGCACTGTAGCACACACTAACACAAAACTGCTTGTTCTTCGCCGATGCGAGACAAAACCGTTTGACTGTTCACTTGCAGGAATAAAAATCATCGAAAAAATTCCAGTTGTTCTCTGACATGGATGGATGATCTTGTCTGGCCTGGTGCAATCAAACGTGCACGCCAGGATATGATTAGGGATGGCAATAGGTAAATATCCATCGGGTATTGCTATTCCATACCTATACCCActggtaaaattttatactattaaaatatTCATACCCGTCACGGGTAATTAAATTTCCTCATAGCCATACCCGCTGGGTAAGGTTTATTTCTATACCCGTGTATCCATCGAGTGAAAGTATTTGTCTAATTACTTATCCAcggataatatatttaattcataCCCATACTCTAATGGAGTAAATATCCATCGGATCTCGGATCGCGGGTCTGTTGCCATCTCTATATACGATGCGTCCTGGCAGAAGAGCCAAATCCAGGCACCGCTGCTGCGACTGCGAGCTAGCGACGGGTCagagaacaaaagaaagaaccggcccctctttctctctctctaataAACTGAAAAAGGCAGTGGCAGCGAGCATCGCATCGTGGCCGTCCGATCGTCCTCGTGGGCAGCGGTGGCGCAGGCCCGGGCGTGTCGGATTCTGGTGGACAACCGTCGGATCCAACGCACGCGTGCCAAAGCGCACAATCCACTGCCGTGCGCCCCACGTGACCTCAGACCGACCCGGCCTTGTCGGAACAGAAGCCACCCCCCTAGCTAGGCTATTACCCCTACGAGACGCTGACTGGTGGGGCCCCCGGTCGATGACCGCAACATTGAGCGCGGCGGGCATCACGGCGCCCGGGGGCAGCAGCATCatgcccgccgcgccgctgctggTGGCCCCCTACACTGTAGTACTActattaggccttgtttagtttctaaaatttttttaaaaacattatatcgaattttttgacacctaataaagcattaaacatatatgaatcaaaaaactaattacacagttatggaaaaaatcttgagaagaatcttttgagcctaattagcacatgattagccataagtactataataaccaacatgtactaatgacggattaattaggctcaaaagattcgtctcgcggtttctaggctagccgtgaaattcgttttttcattcgtgtctaaaacCCCCTTCCAatatccagtcaaacatttgacgtgacccttcttccaaaaatattctaaatCTAAACATCACCTTAGGCATGATGTCTTCTCAGCTTAGCAAATCTTGTtcggactttttttttagtgATTATTATGTTCATATGCACTCGCTCTATCGAAAAAATAGTTTACTTTTACCCTACTTCACCCATGCCAATACAAAtccataaaaactaaaataccctttatttttttcaaacttcaaTGTCATTGTTGTCTactttttcaaatattattttaccaAACTCTAATCCAatccttatttaaaaaataaagtcagataaacaagaaaacctaaaaatgAAGTCTTTGAGAGATGAAGGTAGTACTTACATGGTAAATCATCCTTTTGACCTTAGTATCGATGCATTAAGAAATGAGCAACATATTTGTAGAAAAAGAATTTATGACGACCAGCTACACACTGTTCTCATTTCTCAAATTTGGATAACATAATTCAGAttcatcataaaaaatatatatgtacatagaGCATATACCAAGAGGCCCTAACaaaatttatgcatatatatatacatcgtTTCTCCACACACATTAACAAAGTATTTGGGATATTTTTGTTGTAGCGAACTTGAGTGCAGTAGAATTAACAAAAGACAGGgagggggggggtgggggagaCACCATGCGCCTGAAGGTGGGCCAAAACACATGCCCCGCATGCATTCATCCACAATTCATAATTCCCCTTGATCCAACCCCCCCTCGCTCCATTACACGCTAGCGAGCTAGTGCGGCCTCACATCTGTAGTAtggagtagcagcagcagcagcagcagctgccatGGCAAGATCAACAGCAACACGGAGACAGACAGTCACCTTAACCAAACAAGATTAAATAGCGCCCGCATGCAATTAAGCACTAACACGTCTGCGTATAGATGCATATGCATACTTATATGGTGGTAGTAGTTAGTAGCACTCCATGCACCACATGGCTGGAGCACGAAAACTGGCTCTCACTGGTGTGGCCAACGTCACCGAGCCATGCGTTGTCCCTGCACAGTGCCTTTTTTGTTCGTGTAGCGAGCGGCGCAATGCAGGATAGATATTGCAAATGCAATGCGATGCAACGCAACGACGGGGGGCAGTGAATCGATCGGTGTATAGTTTGGTCTAATGGATGGCATGATGATGACTGTGGTTTGCATTTTGCAGCAGAGGGGAAGCCTGCGTAGACCAGGTCCAACAGGGCGCAGAGTGGCCTCCCGGCCGGCGTCCTCGAGCCTGCGCTGTTGGTTCAATTCATCGTTCGCCATGGGGGCAGGCAAGCGCGCTGTTTTGCCAGCTCCAGTTGATGTTGCAGACATACCGTACGTACGTAAGGTGCTGATTTTCGATCTCACAACATCACGCATACTAAGCCCATGGAATagtacaacaacaacaacaacaagaagctaattaatcagcgacaatttttttatttttgttactggGGCCCATAACCCAGTTTGGCTCCATTATCCTCCCTCCACTGGACGCCATCATGCCGTCCTCGCGCCGAGGCAACCCCAAGACCAAACGCAGTGGCGGCTGCAGCgtgcgagggcgagggcgagggcgagccaGCCGCGTCCCCTGATTGGTGGGCCACCGTGCCCATGCCGATATTGTAGCTTTGTACTCGTAGTACGAACTAGTGTAGCTCAGGCCCAGCACGCATCCGCGGTACGCATTAGCATACTGGCGATGCGGGCGTCTATTGTTGGTACCAGCTGCCAATAacccacgcacgcacgcgccaCGGCTAGGCCGTCGTAGTCGTCgtcgatgatgatgatggtttCGTTCTGCCGGTGtagtcgccgtcgtcgtcgatgaagaTGATGGTAGTGGTGATCAGTTGTCGGAGCCGCGCACGCTGAGCTTCTTGACCTCCACCTTGAGCGACTTGAGGTACCGGACGGCCTCGTCGAGCACGGCGGGGGTGTCTAGTTGGTTGCCGCCGGGGATGATGCCCTTGAGTGTGCGCACCATCTTCTGCATGCGCTTCTTCTTGTTCCCGGGCCTCGcttgcccgccgccgccgtagctgGATGAGCACGTCGAGTCCGGGGAGCTGCTGTCCCGGTACCCCTGCGTGCGCCCCGTACTCACcacgtcgtcctcgtcgccgtcctccgagTTCAGCAGCGCGTCGATCTCGTCCGTGTCTTCCTTCAGCCGCACCGAGCAGCTGTCGTTGTACTCGACGTGGTCCCTGTACGCTCCCTTCCCGGCGTCGTGCGCGTTGTTGTTGTCGTACGCCGACGACCCGCCGTCGAACTTGTGGGCCAGCGAGGGGTGGAACATGACCCGGCTCTTGGTGCACGTCTGGTCGAAGATGACGTAGTTCTTGGGGCACGTCGCCGACGGCTGGAACTCCAGCTCGTTCATCGTCGCCGGGAAGTCGTGCGGCCTCCTCCCAACCATCGGGTCCTCGTACGCCGCCACAGCCGGGTACCCGCCGTTGGAGTAATACCCTCCGGCGTCGTAGCCATAGCCGTACCCGTACCCCTGGGGCGGCGAGTCCCTGCCACCGTAATACCCTTGGTCTCCCTGCATCACTCACTTCCACACTTGGTCTCTGTGTTTCTCCTCTGCTTGGTCGTCGGGTGaaggaagggagaggaggggcgGTTTATGTACTGGTCCGGCCTGGTACAATCAAACGTGCACGCCAGGATATGATGCGTCCTGGCAGAAGAGCCAAATCCAGGCACCGCTGCTGCGACTGCGAGCGAGCGACGGGTCAGAGAACGAACGAAAGAACCGGCCCctcttgctctctctctctctctaactGAAAAAGGCAGTGGCAGTGAGCATCGCATCGTCCTCGTGGGCAGCGGTGGGGCAGGCCCGGCGTGTCGGATTCTGGTGGACAACCGTCGGATCCAGCGCGCGCGTGCCAAAGCGCACAATCCACTGCCCCAGCAGGGTGCGCCCCCCGCGACCTCAGACCGACCCGGCCTTGTCGGAACAGAAGCCGCCCCCCTAGCTAGGCTACTACCCCTATGAGATGCTGACTGGTGGGGCTCCCGGTCGCTGACAGCAACATTGAGCGCGGCGGTCCTCACGGCGCCTAGGGGCAGCAGTATCatgcccgccgcgccgctgctggTGGCCCCCCTACAccctactactactactaaacTTGTAGAGGTGTACTTCACTCGCCTGCGTCCACATTTTGGTCTTGTGCGAGCAGTTGTGAGTGATCCGTTTTCTTATATGAATTTATAACCATGTTATTATGATTTTACAGAGATATGTCATTGGTATGTCACTGACACACGTAGGACACATATAATtcaatgacatgtgagacAGAATgacaatatttaatttagcaaaattataaCGATAGTCTTAcaaattttcctttcttaTATGTCAATTAAAATTGTCTCTTTCTATTTgtgttatttaaatttgtgcACCGCATGATACCATTATATTCAATAAACAGCCAGTTGAACGTTAAGTCAgcgaagaaaaaacaaatttacagttaaaggaaaatttcatgtgtgatctaaaaattttatttcgcATAATAAATTGTAcgatatacatgtatatagttgttatattttacccaaaaattgctatatactattatatagTATCTCTATAGGGCAAATGCATAGGAGTATTTTTCAGTTGACTTAACAGTCAACCAGCAATTCCTTGATATGGCCGTAGCATCGTAAGGTATCCTAATTCCAAACAATGACCTGAGTGGAAAGACAATTTCGAGTGATCCGTAACAAAACAAGAGAATTTTGCCACATAAAAAATTCTCTCTTCATTATAGCCTAGGGTAGTGGACACGTGCATAGTATGGAGTACAGATAAAGTAggtaagtttaaaaaaattaccgcatcatatttatacttaCGTGGagtatgaagaaaaaaataaattacatatttatagccaaTATCCGACTATAACATAAGCTCCAATACAGATGGACTCTTTTTAGTGATCATTATATTCATATGCACTCCCTCTAAAAAAAGGATTGTATTTTTACCCTACTTCACACGTACGAATACAAAtccataaaaactaaaataccctctattttttttttcaaacttcaaTGTCACTGTTATCTAATTTTTCAAATCTTATTTTACCAAACTACAATACaacaattatttaaaaaataatgtcagataaacaagaaaaatcttATTTTACCAAATTCCAATACAACAATTATTCAATGTCATTGTTAATTGttctcactttttttttgtcatttaggacccaatttattttctatccaTCCATAAGCATGGTGAAATTTGCCATAGCTAATGCGATATCTGGTGGCCGGTCTTACTATATAacagcaagttcaatagtatagtcaacgaCTAGGCCATCAGGCTCGTTAGCAGGAGGGAGTGCGAAGAAGTATAATCAGTGCACGCAAACCATAAAAGGCTAtaagcatatgattaattgagtattagctattaaaaacatgaaaaattaatatgattttttacaacaactttcatataaactattttagcaaaaaatacaccgtttagcagttcgagaagcgtgcgtgcgaaagaaaagaagaaagttGAGCTCAATACTGCCTGGCGAACGAGCCCATCATGCCGTCCATTCCATGTTGGCATTAGTTGTCTTACTGATTACTTTctatatttcaatttattttctaattttatctccATTAAACCAAGTTTGCATAGTATTTCAATTAGGGGTGGATTGGTAATTTTGCACGTCCATTCCATCTTGGCATGCACATGTGGCAGCCTACAGTAcaaaaagtggcaaaaaaatagaaaaacttcTCTCTCCAATGCCAAAATAATAAGTAGGTGTCTGGCAATTGCCAAACCTAAATGTggcaaaaagataaaattccCCCTTGCCGAGGCAACCCCAAGACCAAACGCagtggccgcggcggtggcagcagcagcagcgcgcgagggcgagggcgagccaGCCACGCCCCCTGATTAGTGGGCCACCGTGCCCATGCCAATATTGTAGCTTTGCACTCGTAGTACGAACTAGTGTAGCTCAGGCCCAGCACGCACCAGCGGCGTGCATAAGTATACTGGCGATGCGGGCGGCC is part of the Oryza brachyantha chromosome 2, ObraRS2, whole genome shotgun sequence genome and encodes:
- the LOC102720674 gene encoding transcription factor bHLH144-like, with amino-acid sequence MQGDQGYYGGRDSPPQGYGYGYGYDAGGYYSNGGYPAVAAYEDPMVGRRPHDFPATMNELEFQPSATCPKNYVIFDQTCTKSRVMFHPSLAHKFDGGSSAYDNNNAHDAGKGAYRDHVEYNDSCSVRLKEDTDEIDALLNSEDGDEDDVVSTGRTQGYRDSSSPDSTCSSSYGGGGQARPGNKKKRMQKMVRTLKGIIPGGNQLDTPAVLDEAVRYLKSLKVEVKKLSVRGSDN